The DNA sequence TGGGCAATTCCACGGCCTCGGGCAGATGACAGGACAAACATCCGCTTGACTTCCGCTCGGGACGCATCTACCCGCCTGAATGCACCACAGCCCACCCATTCACCCTGTACTTGTGCCAGTACGATTCCTTGGATTTTCTCCAACCCGTTGAATTGATGATAAAAGGCATGTTCATCGCCATCAGTGATGGCCAATTCTCGGTCGAGTAGGGGAATTAGGTCGTTCAAGGCGGGGTGTTGGGCGTCGGTTCGGATACAATGAATCATGATCGGAAGGGATAGTAGTAGAAATATTGCCCAAACATACGATTATCCTACAAAGTGAAAGGTCTTGCGAAGGGATCATATTCGTCCTCTTTGATTAGGTGAAAAAAAGTCTTGGCCATTGATCATGAGTGGGTTATCGGTTGGGAAAACATTTCTCCCCACCATCATAGACATTTTTTTCCTCGGGAATGGGCAATTTTTGTTTCGGATCGAGGCTGTCGCTTGAGTCTCGAATTCCAAGCTAGCCCCTGTAAACACAATTTCGAAAGCGTGTATCAGACATGCCTTTCAACTACTATTCCTTCACGCTTGATTTACCTTTATGAAAAAGGACCTGAACTACCTCTTACGTGCCTGTGCCCTCTTGCTGTTGGGCTTGGCAGGCATGACTCCTACATGGGCGACCACCTACACCTGTAGCTCCGTCTCCCAAATTCAAAACGCACTGGCCAGTGTTGGGCCGGGAGATGAAATCGTTATCACGGCGGGCACCTATGTCGAAACTGGCGTTACCGTTTCGGGCTCATCAGCCTATTACTATGGATCTGCCAATGGTACCGCGAGCAATCCAATTACCATTCGCAGCCAGTCGGCCTCCAATCCTGCCACGCTTTCCGGAGATACAGAGTCCAGCTTAACTGTCTTGCGAATTGTTGGAGATTATTGGGTGGTCAAAGACCTGAAAATCACCAAAGGCCAGAAAGGACTGATTTTCGACAACGCCAACCACTGCGAAGCCCGCAATGTCGAAGTCTACCAGATCGGCTATGAGGGGATCCACGTTCGCGACGGCTCTGA is a window from the Pontibacter sp. G13 genome containing:
- a CDS encoding GNAT family N-acetyltransferase is translated as MIHCIRTDAQHPALNDLIPLLDRELAITDGDEHAFYHQFNGLEKIQGIVLAQVQGEWVGCGAFRRVDASRAEVKRMFVLSSARGRGIAQRVLKELEDWMRELNYRACILETGVNQLPAIRLYERAGFCRIPNYPPYHESPNSICMEKTLAP